One Paenisporosarcina sp. FSL H8-0542 genomic region harbors:
- a CDS encoding GNAT family N-acetyltransferase translates to MSEQFDLSQFEMKMVIRQTTMDDIEPILAMQKLCFPGMDPWKVDQLRSHLTIFPEGQMVAELDGHIIGSCSSLIINFDEYDDRHSWSDVTDDGYITNHNPEGYNMYGIEVMVHPEYRRMKVGQRLYEARKEIARQFNLKSIIIGGRIPNYHKHSDEMSPREYVDAVSRHKIYDPVLTFQIMNGFTLMRINPNYLPDDTASGKYATLMEWNNVDYKPMSKRHFKTSYPVRICVVQYMMRAIESFDDLANQCEYFVDVASDAHSDFVVFPEIFTTQLMSFLNEPSPSRAIRRLTEFTPQYIELFTDLAVRYNVNIIGGSHFVKEEDDEIYNIAYLFRRDGSIEKQYKIHITPNERKWWGISAGDSVRVFDTDCGKIAIQICYDIEFPELARIATDMGANIIFAPFCTEDRQGYLRVKYCAQARAVENQIYTVISGTVGNLPQTENMDIQYAQSGIYAPSDFEFARDGIVGETNPNLEMVLIGDVDLEILRRQRQDGTVKQLKDRRHDVYRIEYKKGQ, encoded by the coding sequence ATGTCAGAGCAATTCGATTTATCCCAATTTGAAATGAAAATGGTCATCAGACAGACGACAATGGATGATATAGAACCTATTTTAGCGATGCAAAAGCTTTGCTTCCCAGGAATGGACCCTTGGAAAGTTGACCAACTACGTAGTCATTTAACTATTTTTCCAGAAGGCCAGATGGTCGCAGAACTGGATGGACATATTATCGGCTCATGCTCGAGTTTAATTATCAACTTTGATGAATATGATGACCGCCATTCTTGGTCAGATGTCACGGATGACGGCTATATAACGAATCACAATCCAGAAGGCTACAATATGTACGGTATAGAAGTTATGGTGCATCCCGAATATCGACGCATGAAAGTAGGGCAGCGTCTATATGAAGCGCGTAAAGAAATTGCCCGTCAATTCAATTTGAAGTCCATTATTATCGGTGGACGTATACCGAATTACCATAAACATTCGGACGAAATGTCGCCACGTGAATATGTGGATGCTGTGTCTCGACACAAAATTTATGACCCAGTATTGACCTTCCAAATCATGAACGGTTTCACGCTTATGCGTATTAATCCGAACTACTTACCTGACGATACAGCTTCAGGTAAGTATGCAACTTTGATGGAATGGAACAATGTTGACTATAAACCGATGTCAAAACGTCATTTCAAAACGAGTTATCCCGTACGTATCTGTGTTGTGCAGTACATGATGCGTGCTATTGAATCATTTGATGACCTGGCAAATCAATGCGAGTATTTTGTAGACGTGGCATCCGATGCGCATTCTGATTTCGTGGTATTCCCGGAGATTTTCACTACTCAGTTAATGTCATTTTTAAATGAACCTTCACCGAGTCGTGCTATTCGTCGATTGACTGAATTCACACCACAATATATCGAACTCTTTACCGATTTGGCAGTTCGCTACAACGTCAATATCATTGGCGGTTCACATTTCGTAAAAGAAGAAGACGATGAGATTTACAACATCGCCTACTTATTCCGTCGCGATGGTTCGATTGAAAAACAATACAAGATTCACATCACACCAAACGAACGAAAATGGTGGGGAATCAGTGCAGGCGATTCAGTCCGCGTCTTTGACACCGATTGCGGAAAAATCGCCATCCAAATTTGTTATGATATTGAGTTCCCTGAACTTGCACGCATAGCAACGGATATGGGTGCCAATATTATTTTTGCACCTTTCTGTACAGAAGATAGACAAGGTTATTTACGCGTGAAATATTGTGCACAAGCCCGCGCGGTAGAAAATCAAATTTACACGGTTATTTCGGGTACTGTCGGCAACTTGCCACAAACCGAAAATATGGACATTCAATATGCACAGTCTGGTATATATGCGCCGTCTGATTTCGAATTTGCCCGTGACGGGATCGTTGGAGAAACGAACCCGAACTTGGAAATGGTGTTAATCGGAGACGTAGATTTAGAAATTTTACGTCGCCAACGACAAGATGGTACGGTCAAACAATTAAAAGACCGTCGCCATGACGTGTATCGTATCGAATATAAAAAAGGCCAATGA
- a CDS encoding aldo/keto reductase, whose translation MTLTIQSTKTLHNGIEIPRLGLGVYKMTNPEEAVKAMTTALQVGYRAIDTASLYANEKEVGESVRAAGLKREDVFVTTKVWNADQGYDQTLRAFEASLEKLGFDYLDLYLTHWPVKETFADTYRAIERLYDEKLIRATGVSNHHQHHLEEIFAKANVKPMVNQIELSPRLTQYDLRTFCADNQIAVTSWSPLARGGLLDEPSLVRMGNKYGKTSAQIIIRWHLQHDLLVIPKSVTPERIAANADVFDFELSFEDMKNIDSLNLNERTGADPDNFSFNF comes from the coding sequence ATGACTTTAACAATACAATCCACCAAAACATTACATAACGGCATTGAAATTCCACGCCTGGGTCTAGGCGTTTATAAAATGACAAATCCCGAAGAAGCAGTAAAGGCGATGACTACGGCTCTTCAAGTAGGTTATCGTGCAATCGATACTGCTTCTTTATATGCCAATGAAAAAGAGGTCGGCGAATCGGTTCGGGCAGCTGGTTTAAAACGTGAAGATGTTTTTGTTACAACCAAAGTGTGGAACGCCGATCAAGGGTATGATCAGACATTGCGTGCTTTTGAAGCGTCGCTTGAAAAATTGGGTTTCGACTATTTGGATCTGTATTTAACACACTGGCCGGTTAAAGAAACGTTCGCAGACACATATCGTGCGATTGAACGTCTGTATGATGAAAAATTGATTCGTGCGACAGGTGTATCCAATCACCATCAGCATCACTTAGAAGAAATTTTTGCGAAAGCAAATGTCAAACCAATGGTTAATCAAATCGAGTTAAGTCCACGTCTTACTCAGTATGACCTAAGAACGTTTTGTGCAGACAACCAAATCGCTGTGACTTCCTGGTCCCCATTGGCACGTGGCGGTCTGCTGGACGAGCCATCACTTGTAAGAATGGGGAATAAATATGGAAAGACGTCAGCTCAAATCATCATCCGTTGGCATTTGCAACATGACCTGCTAGTGATTCCGAAATCGGTAACACCAGAACGCATTGCAGCCAATGCCGATGTGTTTGATTTTGAGTTGTCATTTGAAGATATGAAAAATATTGATTCATTGAATTTGAACGAACGCACTGGGGCAGATCCAGATAATTTTTCTTTTAATTTCTAA
- a CDS encoding RluA family pseudouridine synthase, with translation MIKTFEYELQTDNITIEQLLRDDFHIGKKIMHEMRMAKSIVKENGEPMVWQHHYPKGTKLTFNVKVEPSSYVATQNCDVPILFEDAHILVVSKPADMATHPNEPGQTGTCMNHVMAYIKKQGGVYAEHVHRLDQGTKGLVLIAKHPLIKSMLDRMLEDKQIIRVYEAIVDGYMTQKNGTIRTPIGKDRHDSTRRTVSPSGQTAITHFEVVGQDSNFTKVHVILETGRTHQIRVHLSSIGHPVTGDRLYGSRTRADNYSLQAKKLQFVHPITKEMIVVEDYK, from the coding sequence ATGATTAAAACATTTGAATATGAGCTGCAAACAGACAATATTACCATCGAACAACTTCTGCGCGACGATTTTCATATTGGTAAGAAAATCATGCATGAAATGCGTATGGCCAAAAGTATCGTAAAAGAAAATGGAGAACCTATGGTATGGCAACATCATTACCCAAAAGGAACAAAACTTACTTTCAATGTGAAAGTGGAGCCTTCTTCTTATGTAGCGACACAAAATTGTGATGTCCCGATTCTTTTTGAAGATGCACATATACTGGTCGTTTCAAAGCCTGCCGATATGGCAACACATCCAAATGAGCCTGGCCAGACGGGCACTTGTATGAACCATGTCATGGCCTATATTAAAAAACAAGGTGGCGTTTATGCAGAGCATGTCCATCGTCTCGACCAAGGCACGAAAGGTTTAGTATTGATTGCCAAACATCCTCTTATTAAATCCATGTTGGATCGTATGCTTGAAGACAAACAAATCATTCGTGTCTACGAAGCGATAGTTGATGGCTACATGACTCAAAAAAATGGAACGATTCGCACACCGATTGGTAAGGATCGCCATGATTCAACCCGCCGAACAGTCTCTCCATCAGGTCAAACAGCTATCACTCACTTTGAAGTTGTGGGACAAGATTCTAATTTCACAAAAGTACACGTAATTTTGGAAACTGGACGCACTCATCAAATCCGTGTTCACTTGAGCTCTATCGGCCACCCCGTTACAGGTGACAGATTATATGGTTCAAGAACAAGAGCGGACAATTATTCTTTGCAAGCGAAAAAACTACAATTTGTTCACCCGATTACGAAAGAAATGATTGTGGTCGAGGACTATAAATAA
- a CDS encoding thioredoxin family protein: MKKLLIIGGIIVALFALLIVLNNTSNKNKLEDNPYGTNDLKQETIDQLDDENYQNIILPDDLQAKVESGEPVTAYFFSPTCVHCKAMTPVLMPIVKDMEVDLVQYNIYEFEQGWEDYKIEFTPTMIHFEDGKEVARMVGNQPKEQIETFFNEFVLK, from the coding sequence ATGAAGAAGTTATTAATTATCGGTGGAATCATCGTAGCCTTATTTGCTTTATTGATTGTCCTGAACAATACATCAAACAAAAATAAATTAGAGGACAATCCTTACGGTACCAACGACTTAAAACAAGAAACCATTGATCAACTGGACGACGAAAACTATCAAAATATCATTCTACCTGATGACTTACAAGCAAAAGTAGAAAGCGGTGAACCCGTAACTGCTTATTTCTTCAGCCCGACTTGTGTTCATTGTAAAGCAATGACTCCTGTATTAATGCCAATCGTAAAAGATATGGAAGTTGACTTAGTGCAATACAATATTTATGAATTTGAGCAAGGCTGGGAAGATTATAAGATAGAATTTACTCCAACTATGATTCATTTTGAAGATGGAAAAGAAGTTGCACGTATGGTCGGTAATCAACCAAAAGAACAAATAGAAACCTTTTTCAATGAATTTGTATTAAAATAG
- a CDS encoding disulfide oxidoreductase — protein MSKKSENMLLFMWVVSLAATMGSLFFSEIRHYEPCELCWIQRIFMYPLVIILGIAYVQKNARIAVTTATFSIIGGAISLYHYGLQKVSFLSENAPACGRVSCTGEYINIFGFITIPFLALTAFILIAITSFMLLRALKEEK, from the coding sequence ATGTCGAAAAAATCAGAGAATATGTTATTGTTTATGTGGGTCGTTTCTTTAGCAGCAACAATGGGGTCCTTATTTTTCTCAGAAATAAGGCATTATGAACCGTGTGAGTTATGTTGGATTCAACGCATTTTCATGTATCCACTCGTCATAATTCTAGGTATCGCCTACGTGCAGAAAAATGCACGCATTGCTGTAACGACTGCTACGTTCTCCATTATTGGTGGAGCGATTTCGTTATATCATTATGGTTTACAAAAAGTCAGCTTTTTATCAGAAAACGCACCTGCCTGTGGACGTGTATCTTGCACAGGTGAATATATCAACATCTTTGGATTCATCACGATTCCATTTTTGGCGCTGACTGCGTTTATTCTTATCGCTATTACAAGTTTCATGTTATTGAGAGCTTTAAAGGAGGAAAAGTAG